The following nucleotide sequence is from Nitrospirota bacterium.
CTTTTGTTACATTCATTTATGATTCTCCTCTATCTTCCTGTGTCCTTTATCCACGGGGAATTTTTCATGAATTTCGGTCAGGTTACCTTTCTCATCATAAATCTCCTGATAAAACCTAACAGTTGCTTCCATAACATCCACTTCTTTCACATACCGTGCTTTCCATCCATGTTTGCCTGTTGCCTCAAGCCAGTATTTCCGGCCACCATCAGGTAAGTTATCCCACTTGTGGAACTTTTTCTCATTAAGCCGCCTTTTGTCATCTATGGCCATCTGATAAAACTATACCATAATTTTGATGAATATTTAAAGAGATAGACACAGTTAAATTCTTTTTCCTCTCAATGCAGGCCTCAGCAAAGTCACGGCCCTTGGCGTCAGATCCCTGTCATCAAGCGGCGGCAGGTACATCGCCTCAACGTCATAGACAGGATGCCCCGGAATCCCCCAGTCCTCTCTACCGCATCTAACTTCGTTGGTCCCCACGGCCGCATACACACAGGAGTCATCGGGGACTGATTTATTTCTCGGAATAAAATACCTGTACCCCGGAGAAGGCACTGTATAAACGACCCTCATCTTTAATGTATTATCATGGCTTCCAGCGTTGATTGACTTCCTGCGGCCAGGCTCAAGAAAAACAGCAGCGCAGACCTTGATTCCTGTGTTCACCATCTTTATGACTGTAGCGCTCTTCGATGCCCGAAACCGCTCAGACAACGGGGGCACAGAGCTGAGGGAGAAACCAGATTCCTTCAGGCTGTCAAGGAAGTGATCCCCGGGAAGGAGCAGTTCTGATGCGGCAATGTTGCATAATGCCTCGACCTCCCTGTCAGGGTCCGCCTTCCCCTGCCCCTTCTCCATCATCCGTATGAACTCTGCACAATCCGGAAAGAAGGTATGCGCAATCTCATGGCATATGGAGAAGTTCTGCCGCTCAGGTTGTGTGACAGCGCTGTTTAGGAGGATCTTGAGCCGTCCATCCCCTGAAGGTACGATCATCGCA
It contains:
- a CDS encoding ImmA/IrrE family metallo-endopeptidase is translated as MRWRHPSVERLIEDGKALHGSEADPEEIIREKARGLVQYAMGLGWGGPPFDPVILAGLIGIKIVPVELPAAIDAMIVPSGDGRLKILLNSAVTQPERQNFSICHEIAHTFFPDCAEFIRMMEKGQGKADPDREVEALCNIAASELLLPGDHFLDSLKESGFSLSSVPPLSERFRASKSATVIKMVNTGIKVCAAVFLEPGRRKSINAGSHDNTLKMRVVYTVPSPGYRYFIPRNKSVPDDSCVYAAVGTNEVRCGREDWGIPGHPVYDVEAMYLPPLDDRDLTPRAVTLLRPALRGKRI